The Kluyvera intermedia genome window below encodes:
- a CDS encoding transporter substrate-binding domain-containing protein has product MKKTMGSYYLAAVMAMTFSVQVAAADLPAIEKSGTLKVATEDDYAPFNFMNNGNADGFNKDMLAALREYAKFNVTQSILPWTGLLAAVSTGQYDMALTGAVVTDERLNVFNFTPPWASAQHYFVKRAGDTSLNTIADLSGKKVGLQAGSALLARLPELKAMIEKTGGKLGPVVEYPSYPEAYADLANKRLDYVINVVISVNDLVKAKPKVFAKGLPVSGPGYMAWPMPKSSPELLAYMTKFTEHMRATGQLAALQKKWFGETYDDLPTEPITSAAQFHKLAGQ; this is encoded by the coding sequence ATGAAAAAAACGATGGGTTCGTATTATCTGGCTGCCGTCATGGCAATGACCTTTTCTGTGCAGGTGGCTGCGGCCGACTTACCGGCAATTGAAAAATCCGGGACGTTAAAAGTGGCGACTGAGGATGATTACGCGCCGTTTAACTTTATGAATAACGGCAATGCCGACGGGTTTAACAAAGATATGCTGGCGGCGCTGCGTGAGTACGCCAAATTCAACGTCACGCAAAGTATTTTACCGTGGACCGGGCTATTAGCCGCAGTCTCAACCGGGCAATACGATATGGCCTTAACCGGTGCTGTGGTCACCGATGAACGTCTTAACGTGTTTAATTTCACCCCACCATGGGCTTCGGCGCAGCACTATTTTGTGAAGCGAGCGGGGGACACCTCGTTAAATACCATTGCCGATCTTAGCGGTAAAAAAGTGGGTCTTCAGGCAGGCAGCGCGTTATTAGCGCGTTTACCCGAACTGAAAGCGATGATTGAAAAAACCGGCGGCAAACTGGGGCCGGTGGTGGAATATCCTTCCTACCCGGAAGCCTATGCTGATTTAGCCAACAAACGCCTCGACTACGTGATTAACGTGGTGATTTCCGTCAACGACCTGGTGAAAGCCAAACCGAAAGTCTTCGCCAAAGGACTGCCGGTTTCCGGCCCGGGCTATATGGCCTGGCCGATGCCGAAAAGCTCGCCGGAGCTGTTAGCTTACATGACGAAATTTACCGAGCACATGCGGGCAACCGGTCAGCTTGCTGCCTTGCAGAAAAAATGGTTTGGCGAAACCTATGACGACCTGCCAACGGAACCCATCACCAGCGCCGCGCAATTCCACAAATTAGCCGGACAGTAA
- the entD gene encoding enterobactin synthase subunit EntD, translating to MLTHYSTLNIISRIDFEPDTFTPGDLLWLPHHAKLARAGRKRQTEHLAGRIAAVHALRLLGEKAVPDIGEQRQPLWPAGLYGSISHSEHTAVAVVSQTPVGIDIERVFDDELANSLAQQIACDDELTVLRKGPLAFALALTLTFSAKESLYKAFSANHPALLHFHHASVLAVDEQQITLNIPILTRTVSLSWFSLDAKTILTLFHQP from the coding sequence ATGCTTACCCATTACAGCACCCTCAACATCATTTCACGCATCGATTTCGAACCCGACACCTTCACGCCTGGCGATCTGCTGTGGTTACCGCATCATGCTAAGCTTGCGCGCGCAGGCAGAAAACGCCAGACCGAGCATTTAGCTGGACGCATTGCTGCCGTTCATGCGCTGCGTTTGTTGGGTGAAAAAGCAGTGCCCGATATCGGTGAACAGCGTCAGCCGCTGTGGCCTGCGGGGCTGTATGGCAGTATCAGCCACAGTGAACATACGGCGGTGGCCGTGGTTTCGCAGACACCAGTAGGGATTGATATTGAACGCGTGTTTGACGACGAACTGGCAAATTCTTTGGCGCAACAGATTGCCTGCGACGATGAACTCACCGTGTTACGCAAAGGCCCGCTCGCCTTTGCGCTGGCATTAACCCTCACCTTCTCGGCAAAAGAAAGTCTCTATAAAGCCTTCAGTGCAAACCATCCTGCATTGCTGCATTTTCACCATGCATCGGTGCTCGCCGTGGATGAGCAACAGATCACACTAAACATCCCCATACTGACGCGTACCGTCAGCCTCAGTTGGTTCTCCCTTGATGCGAAGACCATCCTCACCCTCTTCCACCAGCCATAA
- a CDS encoding SDR family NAD(P)-dependent oxidoreductase translates to MQNRKVVFITGATSGFGEAAAQVFARAGWSLVLSGRRLARLQALQAELASLVPVHVMELDVRDSQAVASAVATLPAEFADITALINNAGLALAALPAQKVELTDWHTMIDTNVTGLVNVTHALLPTLIRHGAGASIINIGSIAGQWPYPGSHVYGASKAFVKQFSYNLRCDLLGTGVRVTDLAPGIAETEFTLVRTKGDQAASDALYRGTTPLSAIDIAEQMFYIASLPDHMNINRVEVMPVRQAWQPFAIDRD, encoded by the coding sequence ATGCAAAATCGTAAAGTGGTGTTTATTACCGGGGCGACCTCCGGCTTTGGGGAAGCCGCAGCGCAGGTCTTTGCGCGCGCGGGCTGGTCACTGGTGCTGAGCGGTCGTCGGCTGGCGCGACTACAGGCCTTGCAGGCAGAGCTGGCATCACTGGTGCCGGTGCATGTGATGGAACTGGACGTGCGCGATAGCCAGGCGGTGGCGTCCGCGGTCGCCACCCTGCCCGCGGAATTTGCGGATATCACCGCGCTGATTAATAACGCCGGGCTGGCGCTTGCCGCGCTGCCTGCGCAAAAAGTGGAGCTGACGGACTGGCATACCATGATTGATACCAACGTCACCGGGCTGGTGAACGTCACGCATGCGCTGCTGCCAACGCTGATTCGCCACGGCGCGGGGGCCAGTATTATCAATATCGGCTCGATTGCCGGGCAGTGGCCGTATCCCGGTAGCCATGTGTATGGCGCGAGCAAAGCGTTTGTGAAACAGTTTAGCTATAACCTGCGTTGCGACCTGCTCGGCACCGGTGTGCGGGTGACCGACCTGGCGCCGGGGATTGCCGAAACGGAGTTTACGCTGGTGCGCACTAAAGGTGACCAGGCGGCATCGGATGCGCTTTATCGTGGTACGACGCCGCTGTCCGCGATCGATATCGCCGAGCAGATGTTTTATATCGCAAGCCTACCGGATCATATGAACATTAATCGCGTGGAGGTGATGCCGGTGCGTCAGGCGTGGCAGCCATTTGCGATTGACAGGGATTAG
- a CDS encoding aspartate aminotransferase family protein, translating into MTELNNNAVRQLDREYVFHSWTMQGNLNPLVIAGAKGCELWDYDGKTYLDFSSQLVNVNLGYQHPRVLAAMKAQLESLVTIAPATANQARGEAAKRIVDLAPEGFSKVFFTNAGADANENAIRMARLYTGRDKVLSAYRSYHGNTGSAIAATGDWRRVPNEYSRGHVHFFNPYLYRSEFNATSEQEECSRALAHLRRMIECEGPKAIAAILLESIPGTAGILVPPEGYMKGVRALADEFGIMLILDEVMAGFGRTGSWFAFEQDGIVPDLITFAKGVNAGYVPAGGVIISDPIAHYFDDHFFAGGLTYSGHPLAMAAIVATLDTMKEERIIENAATIGNGVLRQGLEALAASSALIGEVRGRGVFQALELVSDRVKKTPLAAGDMAEIKGALTEAGLLSFVVENRIHVVPPCTITAEQVQQGLGILRSVLSNFAHLATPGSA; encoded by the coding sequence ATGACAGAGCTAAACAACAACGCGGTTCGCCAACTGGACAGAGAGTATGTTTTTCATTCCTGGACGATGCAGGGGAATCTGAATCCCCTGGTGATTGCCGGGGCGAAAGGGTGTGAGCTGTGGGATTACGACGGTAAAACCTATCTGGATTTCAGCAGCCAATTGGTGAACGTTAACCTAGGTTACCAGCATCCGCGAGTGCTAGCGGCAATGAAAGCGCAGCTTGAGTCGCTGGTGACCATTGCGCCCGCCACCGCCAACCAGGCGCGCGGCGAGGCGGCAAAACGCATTGTGGATCTGGCTCCGGAAGGGTTCAGCAAAGTGTTCTTCACCAACGCGGGGGCCGATGCTAACGAGAACGCCATCCGTATGGCGCGGCTTTATACCGGGCGCGATAAAGTGCTGTCGGCCTACCGTTCCTACCACGGCAACACCGGCAGTGCGATTGCTGCCACCGGCGACTGGCGTCGTGTTCCGAACGAGTATTCTCGCGGGCACGTGCACTTCTTTAACCCGTACTTGTATCGCAGTGAGTTTAACGCCACCAGCGAACAAGAAGAGTGCAGCCGCGCGTTGGCGCACCTGCGCCGGATGATTGAATGCGAAGGTCCGAAGGCGATTGCCGCCATCTTGCTGGAGTCGATTCCGGGTACCGCCGGGATTCTGGTGCCGCCGGAAGGGTATATGAAGGGTGTGCGGGCGCTGGCGGACGAGTTCGGCATTATGCTGATTCTGGACGAAGTGATGGCCGGGTTTGGCCGTACCGGCAGCTGGTTTGCTTTCGAACAAGATGGGATCGTACCGGATCTGATCACCTTCGCCAAAGGGGTCAACGCCGGGTACGTGCCAGCGGGCGGGGTGATCATCAGCGACCCGATCGCCCACTATTTTGACGATCACTTTTTTGCGGGAGGATTAACCTACTCCGGTCATCCGCTGGCGATGGCGGCGATTGTTGCCACGCTGGATACCATGAAAGAGGAGCGCATCATCGAGAATGCCGCAACCATCGGTAACGGCGTGCTGCGCCAGGGGCTGGAAGCGCTGGCGGCTTCCTCGGCGTTAATCGGAGAAGTGCGCGGTCGTGGTGTGTTCCAGGCGCTGGAACTGGTCAGCGATCGGGTGAAGAAAACGCCGCTGGCCGCCGGGGATATGGCGGAGATTAAGGGCGCATTGACCGAAGCGGGGCTGCTGAGTTTTGTGGTGGAAAACCGCATTCACGTGGTGCCGCCATGCACCATCACCGCCGAGCAGGTACAGCAAGGGCTGGGGATTTTGCGCAGCGTATTAAGCAATTTCGCCCATTTAGCCACCCCTGGGTCGGCGTAA
- a CDS encoding TonB-dependent siderophore receptor translates to MNNKIKSLAFLVNLGIYGIAAPAFAAETTGDKTADGETMVVTAAEQNLQAPGVSTITADEIRKRPPARDISEIIRTMPGVNLTGNSTSGQRGNNRQIDIRGMGPENTLILIDGKPVTSRNSVRQGWRGERDTRGDTGWVPPEMIERIEVLRGPAAARYGNGAAGGVVNIITKKGGDEWHGSWNTYMNAPEHKEEGSTKRTNFSLNGPLGGDFSFRLFGNLDKTQADAWDINDGHQSERTGAYADTMPAGREGVENKDINGQVRWDFAPMQSLEFEAGYSRQGNLYAGDTQNTNNDNKTNGLVKKYYGKETNRMYRQNYALTWNGGWDNGITTSNWAQYEHTRNSRLGEGLAGGLEGLFNSNQFSDTDLADVMLHSEISIPFDLFVNQNLTLGTEWNQQRMKDSSSNTQTFMGGNIPGSDSTDRSPYSQAEIFSLFAENNMELTDSTMLTPALRFDHHSIVGDNWSPSLNLSQGLGDDFTLKMGIARAYKAPSLYQTNPDYILYSKGQGCFATGAATGIGCYMMGNDDLKAETSINKEIGLEFKREGWLAGVTWFRNDYRNKIEAGTTPLSRTSITKGKATTYTDIYQWENIPKAVVEGLEGTLNIPVSETVNWTNNITYMLQSKNKETGERLSIIPEYTLNSTLSWQVRQDVSLQSTFTWYGKQEPKKYDYQGKPVTGTSATVASPYSILGLSATWDVNKNLSLTGGVDNVFDKRLWREGNAQTVSDIKTGDYMAGAGAYTYNEPGRTWYMSVNTHF, encoded by the coding sequence ATGAATAATAAAATCAAATCCCTGGCCTTCCTGGTCAATTTGGGAATTTATGGTATCGCGGCACCGGCTTTTGCCGCAGAGACCACTGGCGACAAAACCGCTGACGGGGAAACGATGGTGGTCACCGCCGCCGAGCAGAACCTACAGGCTCCGGGTGTTTCAACCATTACCGCAGACGAAATTCGCAAGCGCCCACCGGCGCGCGACATCTCTGAAATCATCCGTACCATGCCGGGCGTGAACCTCACCGGTAACTCAACCAGCGGCCAGCGCGGCAACAATCGCCAGATTGATATCCGCGGTATGGGCCCGGAAAACACCCTGATTCTCATCGACGGTAAACCGGTCACCAGCCGCAATTCCGTGCGTCAGGGCTGGCGCGGCGAGCGTGATACCCGCGGCGACACCGGCTGGGTTCCGCCAGAAATGATTGAACGAATTGAAGTGCTGCGTGGCCCTGCGGCTGCCCGTTACGGTAACGGTGCAGCGGGCGGCGTGGTAAACATCATCACCAAAAAAGGTGGCGATGAGTGGCACGGCTCCTGGAACACCTACATGAACGCGCCGGAGCACAAAGAAGAAGGCTCCACCAAGCGTACCAACTTCAGCCTGAACGGCCCGCTGGGCGGAGATTTCAGCTTCCGTCTATTTGGTAATCTCGATAAAACCCAGGCCGACGCATGGGATATTAACGACGGCCACCAGTCTGAGCGTACCGGTGCGTACGCCGACACCATGCCTGCCGGGCGTGAAGGCGTTGAGAATAAAGATATTAACGGTCAGGTACGTTGGGACTTCGCGCCAATGCAGTCGCTGGAGTTCGAAGCGGGCTACAGCCGTCAGGGTAACCTGTACGCGGGCGATACCCAAAACACCAACAACGACAATAAAACCAACGGGCTGGTGAAAAAATACTACGGGAAAGAAACTAACCGTATGTATCGCCAGAACTATGCACTGACCTGGAACGGCGGCTGGGATAACGGTATCACCACCAGCAACTGGGCGCAGTACGAACACACCCGTAACTCCCGTCTGGGAGAAGGTCTGGCGGGCGGTCTGGAAGGTCTGTTTAACAGCAATCAATTTAGCGATACCGATCTCGCTGACGTGATGCTACACAGTGAAATCAGCATTCCGTTCGATCTGTTTGTTAACCAGAACCTGACCTTGGGTACCGAGTGGAATCAGCAGCGCATGAAGGATTCCAGCTCCAATACGCAAACCTTTATGGGCGGTAATATTCCGGGTTCCGACAGCACTGACCGCAGCCCGTATTCCCAGGCAGAGATTTTCTCCCTGTTCGCTGAAAACAATATGGAGCTGACCGACAGCACCATGTTAACGCCAGCGTTGCGTTTCGATCACCACAGTATTGTCGGTGATAACTGGAGCCCATCACTGAACCTGTCACAAGGTTTAGGCGACGACTTCACCCTGAAAATGGGTATCGCAAGAGCATACAAAGCACCAAGCCTGTATCAAACCAACCCGGATTACATTTTGTACAGTAAAGGCCAGGGATGCTTCGCCACGGGTGCGGCAACCGGTATCGGCTGCTACATGATGGGTAACGATGACCTGAAAGCCGAGACCAGTATCAACAAAGAAATTGGTCTGGAGTTCAAACGTGAAGGCTGGCTGGCCGGAGTGACATGGTTCCGCAACGATTACCGTAACAAAATTGAAGCAGGCACCACACCACTGAGCAGAACGTCCATTACTAAAGGTAAAGCAACCACCTACACCGATATCTACCAGTGGGAAAACATCCCTAAAGCGGTGGTTGAAGGTCTGGAAGGGACGTTGAATATTCCGGTAAGCGAAACCGTTAACTGGACCAACAACATCACCTACATGCTGCAAAGCAAGAATAAAGAGACCGGCGAACGTCTGTCGATTATTCCTGAGTACACTCTAAACTCCACGCTGAGCTGGCAAGTTCGTCAGGACGTTTCTCTGCAATCCACCTTCACCTGGTACGGTAAGCAAGAGCCGAAAAAATACGATTATCAGGGTAAACCGGTTACCGGCACATCGGCCACCGTGGCGAGCCCATACAGTATTCTCGGCCTGAGCGCGACCTGGGACGTAAACAAGAACCTCAGCCTGACCGGCGGCGTAGACAACGTCTTCGACAAACGTTTGTGGCGCGAGGGTAATGCCCAAACCGTTAGCGATATCAAAACCGGCGACTATATGGCGGGCGCAGGCGCGTACACCTATAACGAACCGGGCCGTACGTGGTACATGAGCGTTAACACCCACTTCTGA
- a CDS encoding AbgT family transporter — translation MSTNTRTRNEVSESRLMSGFLNAIEKAGNRLPEPALIFFYFLLAVMGLSAVLSMMTFDVINPMTQEAVQINNLLSAEALTNTLANMVTTFTGFAPLGIVLVAMLGVGVAESSGFINVALKKMLRVTPKKLLTPMLIFVAMFSHVAADAGYVLVIPLGAIIFMSAGRHPLVGIAAAFSGVSGGFAANMVPTGNDALLQGFTQAAAQLLDSSYTVNTLCNLFFGIASSIIITLVGWWVTERIVEPRVSKMTIDGDFKHDEDMSSVTPLESRAFTRASFVMLLGLAALAVAAWPEGSMLRGTDGSLTSYSAPIMKSIVPLIFLIFILPGIVYGFASGTFKSGKDVIGSMNDSMSKMGSYMVMAFFCAMFIKAFSDSNIGTLVALMGADGLKALALPGQATIIGMIVLTAVVNLLIGSASAKWALLSPIMVPMLMAVGISPELTQAAFRIGDSCTNIITPLMVFFPLIVIYCQRYVKGAGIGTLVSMMMPYSIAFFVAWSILLLVWWGVGMPLGVAAPYTWSPR, via the coding sequence ATGAGTACCAACACACGGACACGGAATGAAGTGAGTGAGAGCCGCCTGATGAGCGGTTTTCTTAACGCTATTGAAAAAGCGGGCAACCGCCTGCCTGAACCGGCGCTGATCTTTTTCTATTTTTTACTGGCGGTGATGGGCCTTTCGGCGGTGCTCTCAATGATGACTTTCGACGTCATCAACCCGATGACGCAGGAAGCCGTACAGATTAATAACCTGCTCTCCGCCGAAGCGTTAACCAACACATTGGCGAATATGGTTACCACCTTTACCGGCTTTGCCCCACTCGGGATCGTGCTGGTCGCAATGCTGGGCGTGGGCGTGGCGGAAAGCTCCGGCTTTATTAACGTGGCGCTGAAAAAGATGCTGCGTGTAACGCCGAAGAAGCTGCTGACACCAATGCTGATTTTTGTGGCCATGTTCAGCCATGTGGCGGCTGATGCCGGTTACGTGCTGGTGATCCCGCTAGGCGCCATTATCTTTATGTCTGCCGGACGTCACCCGCTGGTGGGTATTGCCGCTGCTTTCTCCGGCGTTTCCGGTGGTTTTGCTGCCAACATGGTGCCAACCGGCAACGATGCGCTGTTGCAGGGGTTTACCCAGGCCGCCGCACAGTTATTAGATAGTAGCTATACCGTCAATACCCTGTGCAACCTGTTCTTTGGCATTGCTTCATCTATCATCATCACGCTGGTGGGTTGGTGGGTGACCGAGCGCATCGTAGAGCCGCGCGTGAGCAAGATGACTATCGACGGCGACTTTAAGCATGATGAAGATATGTCGAGCGTGACACCGCTTGAGAGCCGCGCTTTTACTCGCGCATCATTCGTCATGCTGCTGGGTCTGGCGGCACTGGCGGTTGCAGCCTGGCCGGAAGGGTCGATGCTGCGCGGTACAGACGGTTCGCTGACCTCTTATAGCGCGCCGATTATGAAATCTATCGTGCCGCTAATTTTCCTGATCTTTATCTTACCGGGTATCGTTTACGGCTTCGCCTCCGGCACCTTTAAGAGCGGCAAAGATGTGATTGGCTCGATGAATGATTCCATGAGCAAAATGGGGTCATACATGGTGATGGCGTTCTTCTGCGCCATGTTTATCAAAGCGTTTAGCGATTCCAATATTGGGACGCTGGTGGCGTTGATGGGTGCAGACGGCTTAAAAGCGCTGGCGCTGCCGGGGCAAGCCACGATTATCGGCATGATTGTGCTGACGGCGGTGGTGAATCTGCTGATTGGTTCCGCATCGGCTAAATGGGCGCTGCTGTCGCCAATTATGGTGCCGATGCTGATGGCGGTCGGGATCTCTCCTGAACTGACGCAAGCCGCATTCCGTATTGGCGACTCCTGCACCAATATCATTACTCCATTGATGGTCTTCTTCCCGCTGATTGTGATCTACTGCCAGCGCTACGTGAAGGGCGCGGGCATCGGCACGCTGGTATCGATGATGATGCCATACTCCATCGCCTTCTTCGTGGCGTGGAGCATTCTGCTGCTGGTGTGGTGGGGCGTGGGCATGCCACTAGGCGTAGCGGCACCGTATACCTGGAGTCCGAGGTAA
- a CDS encoding amino acid ABC transporter ATP-binding protein has product MSDITAVSVKNVSKQFDNVEVLRDINLTVEKGTVVSILGSSGSGKSTLLRCMNWLEQPDRGEIHIGGQRIGVDDNNGKAMSHRDLSKIRERVGMVFQSFNLWPHLTVEQNVMEALLHVKGMKRGEAQAIARQQLEKVGMANKAEAYPITLSGGQKQRVAIARSLAMSPEVLLFDEPTSALDPERVNEVLSVMKSLAADGYTMVVVTHEMEFARQVSNEVVFLEKGILIEKAPPEIFFTQPKSERVKQFLQSSR; this is encoded by the coding sequence ATGTCTGATATCACGGCGGTAAGCGTCAAAAATGTCTCTAAACAGTTCGATAACGTTGAGGTGCTGCGCGATATCAACCTGACGGTGGAGAAGGGGACGGTGGTCAGTATTCTCGGCTCCTCAGGCTCGGGGAAATCGACACTGTTGCGCTGTATGAACTGGTTGGAGCAGCCCGACCGGGGCGAGATCCACATTGGCGGTCAGCGCATTGGCGTGGATGATAACAACGGTAAAGCGATGTCGCACCGTGACCTGTCGAAAATCCGCGAACGGGTGGGGATGGTGTTTCAGAGCTTCAACCTGTGGCCGCACCTGACGGTTGAGCAGAACGTGATGGAGGCGCTGCTGCACGTGAAAGGCATGAAGCGCGGCGAGGCGCAGGCGATTGCGCGCCAGCAGTTGGAAAAAGTGGGGATGGCCAATAAAGCGGAAGCTTACCCGATAACCCTTTCCGGCGGGCAAAAGCAGCGTGTAGCGATTGCCCGCTCGCTGGCGATGTCGCCAGAGGTGCTGCTGTTTGACGAACCGACCTCAGCGCTCGACCCCGAGCGCGTGAATGAAGTGCTAAGCGTGATGAAATCGCTGGCAGCCGATGGTTACACCATGGTGGTGGTGACGCACGAGATGGAGTTTGCCCGCCAGGTGTCGAACGAAGTGGTGTTTCTGGAGAAGGGGATTTTGATTGAGAAAGCCCCGCCGGAGATCTTCTTTACGCAGCCAAAGTCCGAGCGGGTAAAACAGTTTTTGCAAAGCAGCCGATAA
- a CDS encoding amino acid ABC transporter permease, translated as MNQWAIIWAERGNFFAGLLATLELFIIAAVCGLFIGVLLCYLTEYQKRVLNNVIMGLVNLMRAVPFLILAYLLYYGLPELGLSLDAWTAGLLALVIYHGAYFFEILRSQRRVFSHGYIEAAIVQGFSRYTLFRRIVLPNIFSSALPLLGNQLIICLKDTAFLSIITVQEITAAANSVQATYFIPFNAFIVAIALYWAISIVLELLVKRLTVYSAKRGMSHV; from the coding sequence ATGAATCAATGGGCAATTATCTGGGCCGAGCGCGGCAACTTTTTCGCCGGGCTATTGGCGACGCTGGAACTGTTTATTATTGCCGCCGTCTGTGGGTTATTTATCGGCGTCCTGCTGTGCTATCTCACCGAATATCAAAAGCGCGTACTCAATAATGTGATTATGGGATTGGTAAACCTGATGCGCGCCGTCCCGTTTTTGATCCTTGCTTATTTACTCTACTACGGCCTGCCGGAGTTGGGGCTGAGCCTTGATGCCTGGACGGCGGGATTATTGGCACTGGTTATCTACCACGGCGCCTATTTCTTTGAGATTTTACGCAGCCAGCGTCGGGTATTCTCACACGGCTATATTGAAGCTGCGATAGTTCAGGGGTTCTCCCGCTATACGCTTTTTCGCCGTATCGTCCTGCCGAATATTTTCTCCTCCGCGCTGCCGCTTCTTGGCAATCAACTGATTATCTGCCTGAAGGACACCGCGTTTCTAAGCATTATTACCGTACAAGAAATTACGGCCGCCGCGAATAGCGTGCAGGCGACCTACTTTATTCCGTTTAACGCCTTTATTGTCGCCATTGCGCTGTATTGGGCTATCAGCATTGTGCTTGAACTGCTGGTGAAACGGTTAACTGTTTATAGCGCCAAAAGGGGAATGAGCCATGTCTGA
- the fes gene encoding enterochelin esterase — MCNKKFHNKHEVNVVGKLVTGSDAWWATLKGPQYEQVNEDCKVTFWWRDPAGNETTSPIRRVWIYITGVTDHHHNCAPQTLQRIPHTDAWCWTTTLPSTWRGSYCFVPSEREDDFAPEIFTAAEPDRMQLREGWRKLLPHAVADPLNPHSWKGGRGHAVSAFELPLAPEQPGWSTPAAVWNEPQCITWRSDRLGNQRRVWIFTTGEPNDAERPLAVLLDGQFWAESMPVWPALTALTDAQKLPSAVYLLIDVIDNAHRSDELPCNPDFWLAVQQELLPQVQAVAPFSDRADRTVVAGQSFGGLSAMFAGLHWPSRFGCVLSQSGSYWWPHRGGRQTGEILEKLQRGELNPQGLRIVLEAGTREPIIFRANQSLLAQLEHMQQPVFWRQVDGGHDALCWRGGLTAGLITLWDTQAAKRD; from the coding sequence ATGTGTAACAAGAAATTCCACAATAAACATGAGGTTAACGTGGTGGGGAAGTTAGTGACAGGAAGTGACGCATGGTGGGCTACGCTAAAAGGCCCGCAATATGAACAGGTTAACGAGGATTGTAAGGTCACTTTCTGGTGGCGTGACCCCGCGGGAAACGAGACCACATCACCGATTCGTCGGGTGTGGATTTACATTACCGGCGTCACCGACCACCACCACAATTGCGCCCCGCAGACCCTGCAACGAATTCCACACACCGATGCCTGGTGCTGGACAACCACGCTGCCGTCAACCTGGCGTGGCAGCTACTGCTTCGTCCCCTCCGAACGGGAAGACGATTTTGCCCCCGAGATTTTCACCGCCGCCGAGCCGGACCGTATGCAGTTGCGTGAAGGCTGGCGCAAATTGCTGCCGCACGCCGTGGCCGACCCGTTAAATCCGCACAGCTGGAAGGGTGGTCGTGGACATGCGGTCTCCGCTTTCGAACTCCCGCTTGCCCCTGAACAGCCCGGTTGGTCAACGCCCGCAGCCGTCTGGAATGAACCGCAGTGCATCACCTGGCGCAGCGATCGCTTAGGGAATCAGCGCCGGGTATGGATTTTCACCACCGGCGAGCCAAACGACGCCGAGCGACCGCTGGCGGTGCTGCTGGACGGCCAATTCTGGGCCGAAAGCATGCCGGTCTGGCCCGCACTCACAGCACTTACCGATGCCCAAAAACTCCCGTCGGCGGTCTATTTGCTCATTGATGTTATCGACAATGCCCACCGCAGCGATGAACTGCCGTGTAACCCGGATTTTTGGCTTGCGGTACAGCAGGAGTTACTGCCGCAGGTGCAGGCCGTTGCGCCCTTTAGCGACCGCGCCGACCGTACGGTGGTAGCGGGGCAGAGCTTTGGCGGCCTGTCGGCGATGTTCGCCGGGCTGCACTGGCCGTCGCGCTTTGGCTGTGTGTTGAGCCAGTCAGGATCGTACTGGTGGCCGCATCGCGGTGGACGGCAAACCGGTGAGATTCTGGAGAAGCTGCAACGTGGTGAACTCAACCCTCAAGGATTGCGGATTGTGCTGGAAGCCGGTACCCGTGAACCGATTATTTTTCGTGCTAATCAGTCGCTTTTGGCGCAACTGGAACACATGCAGCAGCCGGTTTTCTGGCGTCAGGTTGACGGCGGGCATGATGCGCTTTGCTGGCGCGGCGGACTGACCGCCGGGCTGATAACGCTCTGGGACACCCAGGCCGCAAAGCGGGATTAA
- a CDS encoding amino acid ABC transporter permease, translating to MDSIAWQLLFEGAWTTLWISAIAIACGVVIGLVIAFVRMMKIPVIDQILVVYISLARATPLVTLVLFLFLSLPTVGINLDKTVAAIVALTLNTSAFNAEIWRNAFRTFPREQREAAESVGMRRWPYFRYIMLPQMWLESLPALVNEMSFLIKGSPAIAVIGVVDLTRVTNRISSVTYEPLSPILAAGLLYVVIIGLLLKLQSMAERKAKRLAR from the coding sequence ATGGACTCAATCGCATGGCAGTTACTGTTTGAAGGCGCATGGACGACCCTCTGGATCTCGGCTATCGCCATCGCCTGTGGCGTGGTTATCGGGCTGGTCATCGCCTTTGTACGTATGATGAAAATCCCGGTCATTGACCAGATTCTGGTGGTCTATATCAGCCTGGCACGCGCCACGCCGCTGGTGACGCTGGTACTGTTCCTGTTTTTATCACTGCCGACCGTGGGCATCAATCTGGATAAAACGGTGGCGGCGATTGTCGCCCTGACGCTGAACACCTCGGCGTTTAACGCCGAAATCTGGCGCAATGCTTTTCGCACTTTCCCGCGGGAACAGCGCGAAGCGGCGGAGTCGGTGGGGATGCGCCGCTGGCCCTATTTTCGCTACATCATGCTGCCGCAAATGTGGCTGGAAAGCCTGCCCGCACTGGTTAATGAGATGTCCTTTTTAATCAAAGGCAGCCCGGCGATTGCAGTCATCGGCGTGGTGGATCTCACCCGTGTCACTAACCGTATTTCATCTGTGACCTATGAACCGCTTTCCCCCATTCTGGCGGCCGGACTGCTGTATGTGGTGATTATTGGTCTGCTGCTGAAACTCCAGAGCATGGCGGAACGAAAAGCCAAACGACTGGCGCGTTGA